The nucleotide window AAATCTGTTATGATGATAGCTTCCTCTAAAGCCTAGAAATGTgagattattaattattataacccTGTGTGTACAGCCAATAATTACCGGCAGAAATACATATCCTTGAGAATGTTCAtccacaaatattaattttgtgccCTCCGTATCGGAATATAGCTTTCGTATGCCCATATTGTGACAATATTTCGTGCATACATCCCATTTATccagtgaaaaatatataagatgGCCGAGCTATATGTAAAAAAGGATTAAAACATAACATAACCTGCTTATTTGTACTCACATCTGTAGCGAATATTAGGAATTCTTGCGTCAAACAGAAGCACGTTATCACTGCTTCGTTGAGCGCCGCCAACGCGGTTGGGAATGTTTGCGAGAGTTTATCCTTTACATTTGGATTATCCGTTGCAACTGCTTGCAAGCAGAGCCGTGGACCACATAGTGCCGCGCAGTAATCGGCGTTCAGTTTAAAATCCACAATTGGCGCAGGGAAATCACGCTCACTGAGTAATTGCGGCTGATCACCCAACGTCTTGCCCAGATCGTAAAACCAAACATGATTGTCGAGTCCTGTTGCAAGATGAAATGGACCGATTGCCAAGAAGCTTGGTTCGTCAACTAGACTCAGCCGATAAGGTATGGGTTTGGAcgacttaaaatatatttttcgtttaaaaattaagGTAGCATATTTAAAAAAGAGACACATACCTTCTCCGGTGAGTAAACGTATATGGATACCTCCGATAAGCTGCTCAAAATGGCAATGCGCGGCGGTGATACGGCGTATAGCACCGAAAGCTTggtcacatatatataaactgaGCCAGCCATAGAGGTAACAGCTAGTAACTGTCCATCACTGGACCAGTCTATCATTTGCACACCCGAATGGTCGGGTACGGTTATGATTTTTTcggtttcttgcaagttggtaATGGAATGGATTTTTATGCtaaaagaaacattaaaaaaaaaaacacttaaatgcGTTCCTACAAAATTGACAACCAATTAACTCACGTATCGTCGCCGCATGAAGCTACTATATCCAATGTTGGACAGTATGCCAATCCAGTGAGTTcttctttatgattttttacctGCCACAATTCTTGTCCGACATCGCGTGGATGCGTTGATATGGCCACAACGTGACCATTCGagaaacccaacaaaatataacCATCACCAAACCATTTGTGCTGCAACAACGAACCATAACGGCTTTGAAATCCCAGCTCCGTAGGCGCATCAGGTTCGGGTAAATAGTACAGAAACAAAGTACGCTTGCCGATAATCATGCTAACGGTATtttcaccaccaccaccacctacACTAGCACTAGTAGCATCGCCCAGGCTACCATTACTGCCACTGACACGCTCTTCACTAGCCATTTGTGCGAAATACATATCAGTGGGTGCATCACGCAATTGCACCACACGCACCGTATCGCCAGCCTCATTACTCAAGGAGAAGCTTTTATCATCTGAGCCGAGCGCTAATAAATTTTGTGCCGACCAAGCGCCACACGTGATACGCTTATTGTGTTTACCCAAAATCGGTGTACGCTTGCCAGAACGATGATTATAAATAGCCAAATTGCCACGCGCTGTGCCCACAGCTAGCACTTGTTCTTGTTTGGACCATACAATGCAAGTTAGCGGATCACGTAGGCCCGATTCGATGGTCGTTTTCAATTGTGTGCTAGCATCCCATATAGTGATCACTGGTGTTGTGGCGTTAATAATACCCAACAAATCGCCGCAATTATCCCAAGCAAAACCAGAGCATAAACTGCAGTGGtggagaaatattatttattatttaataaacaaaacgtTAGCATTATTACCCAGCCAATAATAAACGTTCAACTAATTGTCCTTGACGATTGAATATCGCCACTGAGCCATCCGAACCAGTGGTGGCCAATAGACCACCCAGCGTACCcttttgccaaataaaatagACGTCGCCAGGTCCATGTGGGTCATCATATTTATACAGCAATTTGTCGAATGACATTACAAAGCGCTTTATCGCCGAATGTCCTTAAAATGGTATATAATGTTAGGCAAGCCGTGTTCCGAAAAGATTTACTCTCCTATTGAAGGCTTCTGAGAAATATTAAAGTGATATGTatattacattacatacatatatacattacttACATTTTACGTTTGCTCCTTTCGAgtgtaattaaacatttttgtcaATTGCAGCacttaaattttcttattagatatatgtatgtatgtatgtatagcatcttctaattaaaaattgtttctatttatttcaTGCATATTACACGATGGAATAAAGCTGCacaattattgtatttatttatgtatttttattacaacttatacttattatatttattttaataatattagttatatactGAATTTAACTCCCCCATAGTTCGCAAATACACAgtgctaaataaatttttttcgtttgttttgttCGCGCATTCTGTTGACGCTGAGGTTGCTAAGCAacaagttattttttataagaaatgttGAGAacagaaacaagaaaaaaatgtgaattcaTTAACCCTATAACGCCTTATCATTATTCatttacaaacaatttaattattaaaactgAATTATTAGTAATAACATTATatgttttaaacaattttattattaataactaAATGATGAGGCCTAAATATGtattacaaattataatttttatttatttttttttacacaaagcaatgattaatattttttttgcaaatggaaatattgattaaatttcatGATTATCACCACCCACATTatcatgaaatattttaattaaatatatttcagaagCACTAAAATCATTTGAATTAAATACCTCTGTCATCCCTTGAAAATTCTGTTTACACTGTTTGCGAATGTCGACAAAACACAAAACATGcaactttttacttttgtttttctctCATCTTTCTTACTTGGAACAGCTGTTGCGACCATTACTCATACGTCAGCGTACAATttgcattgaaaattatttttcgcgaaaatattgtatatttaattctccaataaataaaaattaaattagttgtaAAAATGTCTGACGATCTACCAGACAAGTTCGATCTGATCGTTATTGGCACTGGATTTCCGGAAAGTTGTGTGGCTGCGGCTGCAAGTCGTGTAGGAAAAACTGTGTTACATATCGATCCTAATGAATATTATGGCGGTGTTTGGTCATCTTTTAATTTGGAATCGTTTTGTACACTGCTGGAGCAAGGTAGTAACAGTGAACTACGCAATGCTAGTCAGAAATGGCACGTGGCTGAGACACTTAAACGAGAGGAAGTGGAATTGGATACTGTCAATTCTGAGGTAGCAGACGAGACCGACACAAAGGCTGATGCGACCAAACAAAATACTCAAGATTGGTCACGTGAAACATTGCTAAAACAATCGCGACGTTTCAATTTAGATTTAAGTCCAAAGATTCTGTATTCGGCTGGTCGTTTGGTGCAATTGCTTGTTTCTTCGAATATTTGTCGCTACGCCGAGTTTCGTGCAGTGGACCGTGTATGCACacgatttcaaaataatataatcaaTGTGCCTTGCTCACGCAGCGATGTGTTCAACACTAAGGACTTGAATATTGTGGAAAAACGTTTGCTCATGAAATTCTTAACACTCTGCATGACCTATGGTGAAGATAAAACCGATGAAGATTCCTTAATATTTCGTGGCAAAACATTCCGAGAATATTTGCAAGAGCAGAAGGTTACTGAAAAAATAAGTACTTGTGTAATGCAAGCTATTGCAATGTGCACCGATGAAACTGCCTTCGAGGAGGGCATGGCCCGCACGCAACAGTTTCTCAATAGCCTCGGCCGTTACGGTAATACGCCGTTTCTATTTCCCATGTATGGTTGTGGTGAAATACCACAATGTTTTTGCCGACTCTGTGCTGTGTTTGGTGGCATTTACTGTTTAAAGCGGCAAATCGACGATATAACCTTGGAAGCGGATACTAATATTGCGAGTGTTGTACTGGAAGGTAAAACCATAAAAGCACAATATGTAGTTAGTGCGCCAGGGCATTTACCGAATGCGTTCCTACAACGAAATGTGGGTGTGTACGGACAAGGCGATTTAGTGAATTCACTTTCTAGAGGCATTTTCTTGACTTCTACGCCACTGGGCTCAGAAGAGTTGAATGCCGGTGGTGGAGGCGTAAATCTACTTAGGCTTTTATACGGCACGCATGAAGCTATACTCATACAGCTATCACATTTCTCAGGCACCTGTCCCAAAGGAGTGTGTAAGTGGAAAATCATagcatacaaaattataaattaacatTGTCTTAATTTTCAGTTCTCTTTCACATCACAACTACTGCGCAAAGCGATCAACCTGAGCAAGATCTGGCGCCTTTTGTTGCACAAGTATTCAACCCAGAAACCGAAAATGCACCAAAGCTATTGTACTCGGCTTACTTCACAATTATGGGACGAAGAAGTGGTGCGACTACACCGAACGTAGATGCCGCAACGCCGATATTTTGCACCAGCGCGCCCCATTATGAATTGGACTAtgataaatcaataataaatgcGCGTGAGATCTTCGCTAAATTGTACGAAGATGCGGAATTCCTACCACGCGCACCCGATCCAGAAGAAATTGTGATTGAGGGCGAAGATCCGCGTGCGCTGAGTGAAAACAGTTTGCCCGATGATTTGCGTGAACAATTACGTGAGTTGGAAAACTCAGCGGAGAATATggacattgaagacgcagaagaTGCAACGCTACCTGGTGAACGAGCTCTAGAAGACACGGAAACACAAGAAATGGATGCGGATTAAAAGACACGCGCAAAAAGAGAGAGTGCAAAGGAATGCCTCAAcgataacatacaattttaaagtataatataaaatatagcgCGTTCACGATaacatatatgtagttatttaAACGTTAATTTAAGTAATGCTTATGGCAAACGCATTCATGAAGAAATGTATACTTATTtgctttgtataatttttttacgaaatgttCAGACAcgcacataaaattaaaattatgcacCACAACGAATGTTTTGCGCatcttttatttctaaaaaacgtCTCTAAGTATTTAAATTAAGGCGTTCGCCCGATTTTTAACCAAATTCGCTAAATGTCATGAAAATTTTTTGGATTGGTATATTTACTTGAAGAAATTGAACATTTTAAATCCGCTAAAATACGTGATCGAAACCTGCAGAATGTCATgtaaaaaggaaatattattCGCATTGCTGTAAATTTAAATTCCTTCGCATAAAATAATAAGCTgccaaaataagtttaaaaatcttatttacattttttctttatttaaaaaatgttgcatatatgtatatgtatatttaattttgtatatttatatatactatatgtgtatatatatacttatgtagtcGTGTGTATATGACTGTAATGAGCTGTTTTCACGCagtgtatacaaaatttatgaaatgctTTTACGCTGACAAAGAATTTTAGTCACGCGAGTTGAGCACAAAAAACGGAAGAACAAGTGAGAAGAAAACTACAAAGCTTAATGTCGTTGAACCACTgcttatgaactaaaaaaaaatttatatatatatatatattatttagacGCAACACCCAGTCGGACTACGCAAACAATGagaagaaattatgaaaaaaacataaatttaaaaaacaatattatgaaatataatatttgaaattatttaaagtaaataatttgtgattaaagcgtaaatgaacaatattttaacgCGAGTTGGTTTTTACTAGCCTCATTACACAAagtcacaaaacaaaaaaacttaaattggaaaacgaaaatattatatatattaatgatatttttgagaatttacttttgGCGTACAACTTATATTATGCTGTACTATTCCAACTGGGTATATGCGTTCTTaccaaatttgttgttgtttgcttctTGAATACATAATTAGAATACAATTCggtcttattgttattgttaacaGGAGGAGGGCAGAGTGTTATGGCATTAAAGAAGAATTGTAATGCACATTTGCATACAATTTCATACAGTTTgccaaaaattaaactttttttaacctATGCTAAATGTGAGCTTTCTTCATGTTTCTCAATAtaaattctacatacatatgtattgtatatatatatggctaTACCATTTGCTGTGATATGCAATGCATTTGCGCCAGCACCTTACAACTTTGCTGCATTCGTTTACAAATACCAATTTTTGCTACACccattaaataatttgttgctCCACATTCGCTCATTGCTATAATTTATAACATTGTATTGAATAATCAATTGTAAAGCTAATGTCGCCTCATAATCGTAATCGTAGGCGTTATGTTGGTTGTTCGGTTTGTTTTACTGTTGTATTACTAAATGACCACATAATTGCGTTgcttctattattattattatactaatAGCAATTCgagttttattacaatttaaaaattcaaaaaatgaaTCTATTGCTAaactaaattacaaataaacatTCATAAATCAAttcgataaacaaattgtcaATTTGTTGCACCTTAAACACAAACAGCAGAGAATCAATCtaattgttaatattattgGTTTACATAATCGCatgtgcagttgttgttgttgttgttaccacaTTTGTGTAACAATTTTTGTTCTTtcgctctctctctatctctgtGTAACATACCACTTGTgttgtgtatttaaattttaatgagattattgttaatattttgttggcGCTTTCGTTTTGCATTCATAGCGTCGACAATTGGCTGACGTTTGGCATTGTATTTCTTGTTCAACTCTTCGATCTCCTTCTCCATTTCAGAGTCAATGTTATTCAAACGCTGGTTAAGATCGTCGAATGTGAGGAATTTCAAGAATTCAAATTCACCATCCACATAGCTGTGCGATTGTGTGTGCAGGTGATGTTGCTGATAGGCAggtggttgtggttgttgttgttgttgctgttgttgattacGCAATAGATTTTGTTGATTATTTATTGCCAACAAGTGATGATCACTAACTAGCGGATGACCATAATATGCAGCTGCTGCAGCGGCagcctgttgctgttgttgttgctgctgttgcaaatGATGCTGATGCTGTTGAAGGCCATACTGGTTGATAGCAGAGATTTGCTGAAATTGCATTTCCATATTGTTCTCCCAGTTCGTGTCATTCGAATTGGTATGATTCTGTTGTGACtgcattagttgttgttgttgctgctgttgctgttgttgtggtgt belongs to Zeugodacus cucurbitae isolate PBARC_wt_2022May chromosome 6, idZeuCucr1.2, whole genome shotgun sequence and includes:
- the LOC105210964 gene encoding rab proteins geranylgeranyltransferase component A, producing MSDDLPDKFDLIVIGTGFPESCVAAAASRVGKTVLHIDPNEYYGGVWSSFNLESFCTLLEQGSNSELRNASQKWHVAETLKREEVELDTVNSEVADETDTKADATKQNTQDWSRETLLKQSRRFNLDLSPKILYSAGRLVQLLVSSNICRYAEFRAVDRVCTRFQNNIINVPCSRSDVFNTKDLNIVEKRLLMKFLTLCMTYGEDKTDEDSLIFRGKTFREYLQEQKVTEKISTCVMQAIAMCTDETAFEEGMARTQQFLNSLGRYGNTPFLFPMYGCGEIPQCFCRLCAVFGGIYCLKRQIDDITLEADTNIASVVLEGKTIKAQYVVSAPGHLPNAFLQRNVGVYGQGDLVNSLSRGIFLTSTPLGSEELNAGGGGVNLLRLLYGTHEAILIQLSHFSGTCPKGVFLFHITTTAQSDQPEQDLAPFVAQVFNPETENAPKLLYSAYFTIMGRRSGATTPNVDAATPIFCTSAPHYELDYDKSIINAREIFAKLYEDAEFLPRAPDPEEIVIEGEDPRALSENSLPDDLREQLRELENSAENMDIEDAEDATLPGERALEDTETQEMDAD